A single window of Scomber scombrus chromosome 12, fScoSco1.1, whole genome shotgun sequence DNA harbors:
- the pex13 gene encoding peroxisome biogenesis factor 13, producing MDSHPPPKPWERRIPGSMSAPVNFRSTDFAPSASSSMSTGPPVLTRMAPPVPPRPVQQSYRPSYGSVTSSYSPYGSSIYGGYSPYSYGGAYGGAYGGAYGGGYGGAHGLGGYGRLPQTEDVAPSRFVQQAEESSRGAFQSIESIVQAFASVSMMLDATFSAVYNSFRAVLDVANHLTRLRAHLTRVLSAFALVRTLRYLYRRLQRLLGRRSDAEVDDLWADSANDALATSASRGQGAGFEDPTIKSWPIILFFAVVLGGPYLIWKLLSSSPASEESATNWANGDDDHVVARAEYDFAASTEEEISLRAGDMLNLAPKEQQPRVRGWLMASVDGHTSGLVPANYVKVLGKRRGRKHAEMERLTELRQENLPTTQPPSAAPAQPNKTPGLTPGASAAASSEQLLESMYRETPASASFSLPSSTVLNIPDKIDL from the exons ATGGATTCACATCCTCCTCCTAAACCGTGGGAGCGGCGGATACCAGGATCAATGAGCGCACCTGTGAACTTCAG GTCTACAGACTTTGCACCATCTGCCTCCTCCTCTATGTCCACCGGCCCCCCTGTCCTGACCAGGATGGCCCCCCCAGTGCCTCCTCGTCCCGTCCAGCAGTCCTACCGTCCGTCCTACGGCTCTGTAACCTCCTCATACAGCCCCTATGGGAGCTCCATCTACGGAGGTTACAGCCCCTACAGCTACGGGGGTGCTTACGGGGGTGCCTACGGGGGCGCCTACGGTGGTGGCTATGGTGGTGCCCACGGTCTCGGAGGGTACGGCCGATTACCCCAAACAGAAGACGTCGCCCCGAGCAGGTTTGTGCAGCAGGCAGAGGAGAGCAGCCGCGGTGCCTTCCAGTCCATCGAGAGCATCGTCCAAGCCTTTGCTTCAGTCAGCATGATGCTTGACGCCACCTTCTCAGCCGTGTATAACAGTTTTCGAGCCGTGCTTGACGTGGCCAACCACCTGACTAGGCTGCGAGCGCACCTCACCCGGGTTCTGTCAGCGTTTGCGTTGGTGCGCACCCTGAGGTACCTCTACAGACGGTTACAGAGGCTGCTGGGGCGGAGGTCAGACGCTGAGGTGGATGACTTGTGGGCAGACAGCGCCAACGACGCCCTGGCTACGAGTGCTTCCAGAGGGCAGGGAGCAGGGTTTGAGGATCCCACCATTAAGTCCTGGCCCATCATCCTGTTTTTCGCTGTAGTGCTGGGTGGACCCTACCTAATCTGGAAACTGCTGAGCTCTAGCCCTGCATCTGAGGAAAGCG CCACTAACTGGGCCAACGGGGATGATGACCATGTTGTGGCGAGAGCAGAGTACGACTTTGCAGCTTCAACCGAGGAAGAGATTTCCCTGCGTGCTGGAGACATGCTCAACCTGGCTCCTAAAG AGCAACAGCCCAGGGTCCGCGGCTGGCTGATGGCCAGCGTGGACGGTCACACCTCAGGACTCGTCCCGGCCAACTACGTGAAGGTCCTCGGCAAGAGGAGAGGCCGTAAACACGCAGAGATGGAGAGGCTCACTGAACTACGGCAAGAGAACTTGCCGACCACCCAGCCCCCCTCGGCTGCACCCGCACAGCCCAACAAAACCCCAGGCTTAACTCCAGGAGCCTCCGCCGCTGCTTCCTCAGAGCAGCTGCTGGAGTCTATGTACAGAGAAACACCAGCTTCAGCCAGCTTCAGTTTGCCCTCCAGTACAGTGTTAAACATCCCAGATAAGATAGACCTGTGA
- the rel gene encoding proto-oncogene c-Rel, giving the protein MDVLMPSMLGDDPHLMAEPDIQIFEQPKQRGMRFRYKCEGRSAGSIPGEKSSDNNRTYPSLQILNYCGKGKVRVHLVTKNEPYRPHPHDLVGKDCKDGYYEAEFGPDRRVIAFQNLGIQCVRRREVKDAIIQRMGRKINPFNVPQEQLLQTEEYDLNVVRLCIQVFLQDDAGHYTRALNPIVTNPIYDNRAPNTAELRICRVNRNSGCVKGGDEIFLLCDKVQKDDIEVRFFTTDGWEAKGSFSQADVHRQVAIVFKTPPFYNTSITDSFTVHMQLRRPSDQEVSEPLDFRYLPDDKDPYGNNEKKRRRSNLMKMSACHFAHLPMNRPKAVPHSTMSHVQKDLSNMYLRQQPSMQQQSAVFNQSYQPNPQGVMMTSQAPNVSVNHTWVNPNPGLSMDTVTINPTGAMSNLQRLNNSRQQQQTPGSGYNHCEGNVLPQLSMRDLQCLDTVPQATVMGQPESQHLFHMQQQREELISDTRVQNHLGSQNQGLQTMWSNYGNSNPVQNTFNGSGGGGGGSQGLGSYPFLEGMEGHEILKNLVGGVPQTGFQLKQEPQITVGQESHASLMQSPRESQGNTYINLLPRPMSNGINMDGSGNNHSLKNLQNPYSHNGMGSDGHFANVADWLKTARQSEYKE; this is encoded by the exons TGGCTGAGCCAGATATCCAGATCTTCGAGCAGCCCAAGCAGAGGGGGATGCGCTTCAGGTACAAGTGTGAGGGTCGCTCTGCCGGCAGCATCCCTGGTGAGAAGAGCTCTGACAACAACAGGACCTACCCAAGTCTGCAG ATCCTGAATTACTGCGGCAAGGGGAAGGTTCGTGTCCATTTGGTGACGAAGAACGAGCCTTACCGGCCGCATCCGCACGACCTGGTGGGGAAAGACTGCAAAGACGGATACTACGAGGCGGAGTTCGGCCCGGACCGCAGAGTGATAGC ATTCCAGAATCTGGGGATCCAGTGcgtgaggaggagggaggtgaagGATGCGATCATACAGAGAATGGGCAGAAAAATCAATCCTTTCAACG TGCCACAagagcagctgctgcagacGGAAGAGTACGACTTGAACGTGGTCCGCCTGTGCATCCAGGTCTTCCTTCAAGACGACGCGGGCCACTACACCCGAGCGCTCAACCCTATCGTCACCAACCCCATCTACGACAACA GGGCCCCAAACACAGCAGAACTGAGGATCTGTCGGGTCAACAGGAACAGTGGTTGTGTAAAGGGAGGGGATGAGATCTTCTTGCTGTGTGACAAAGTGCAGAAAG ATGACATCGAGGTCAGATTCTTCACCACCGATGGCTGGGAGGCCAAAGGCTCCTTCTCCCAAGCTGACGTTCATCGCCAAGTGGCCATCGTCTTCAAGACTCCGCCCTTCTATAACACCTCAATAACAGACTCTTTCACCGTGCACATGCAATTGCGCCGACCATCTGATCAGGAAGTCAGCGAACCACTGGATTTCAGATATCTGCCCGACGATAAAG ATCCTTATGGCAATAATGAGAAAAAGCGAAGAAGATCAAACTTGATGAAGATGTCAG CTTGCCATTTTGCGCACCTGCCAATGAACAGGCCAAAGGCGGTGCCACACAGTACCATGAGTCACGTGCAGAAAG ACCTCAGCAACATGTACCTAAGGCAACAACCTTCGATGCAACAACAATCTGCTGTATTCAACCAATCCTACCAACCAAACCCCCAAGGtgtaatgatgacatcacaggcTCCTAATGTGTCAGTCAACCATACATGGGTAAATCCCAACCCAGGACTCTCAATGGATACGGTCACCATCAACCCTACTGGTGCCATGAGCAATTTGCAACGTCTCAATAACAGTAGGCAACAGCAGCAAACACCAGGGTCTGGTTACAACCACTGTGAGGGTAACGTCCTCCCTCAGCTCTCCATGAGGGACTTGCAGTGCTTGGACACAGTCCCCCAGGCTACTGTAATGGGCCAGCCAGAGTCCCAGCACCTCTTCCACATGCAGCAGCAAAGAGAGGAGCTCATCTCTGACACCAGAGTCCAGAACCACCTAGGAAGTCAGAACCAGGGTCTCCAAACTATGTGGTCCAATTACGGCAACTCCAATCCAGTTCAGAACACCTTCAATGggtctggaggaggaggaggaggatcacAGGGACTGGGCTCCTATCCCTTTCTAGAGGGAATGGAGGGGCATGAAATTCTAAAGAACCTGGTGGGAGGTGTGCCTCAGACTGGCTTCCAGCTGAAGCAAGAGCCCCAGATCACAGTGGGGCAGGAGTCTCACGCTTCCCTCATGCAGTCCCCGAGAGAAAGCCAAGGAAACACGTACATCAACTTGCTTCCTCGTCCTATGAGCAACGGCATCAACATGGACGGTAGCGGAAACAACCACTCTCTTAAAAATCTTCAGAATCCATACTCGCACAATGGCATGGGCTCCGATGGCCACTTTGCAAATGTGGCGGACTGGCTCAAAACAGCTCGGCAAAGTGAATACAAGGAATGA